TGCTCTAATTCGCCGCCGCGTTGACTTGCGGCGTGGCGACGTTGTCCTGCTCCACCTCCTCCGGCAGTCCGGCGAAGCGGCGCAGCGCCTTCGCCATCTTCACGCGGCCGGCGACGCCGGTGATGATGACGTCGACCATCACGAACGACGAGTGGAAGTGGCCGTTGCCCTTGAGTTGCTCGACCTTGACGCCGGCTTTCGCGAGCGCGTCGCCATAGGCATTGCCCTCGTCGCGCAGCGGGTCGAACTCCGCCGTCGCAATGAATGCCGGGGGCAGGCCTTCGAGCTTGCCGCGCAGCGGCGCGACGCGCGGATCGGTGCGGTCGGCCGGAGAGCAGTACAGGTCCCAGAACCAGAACATCAGCCCCCGAGTCAGGAAATATCCGGCTGCGTTGTCGACATAGGACTGGCGGTCGAAGGTCGAGTCGGTGACCGGGCAGATCAACAGCTGGCCTGAGATCTCGGGTCCGCCGCGATCGCGCGCGAGCTGGCAGGTAACGGCCGCGATGTTGCCGCCGGCGCTCCAGCCCGCGACCAGCACCGGCCCGGGCCTGCCGCCGAGCTCGTCGGCGTGGGCGGCGATCCAGCGCGTCGCCGCATAGCCGTCCTCGGCCGCGGCCGGGAAGCGATGCTCGGGTGCGTGGCGATAGCCGACGCTGACGATGATCATGCCGGTGCGCCGGCACAGATCGCGGCAGAACGGATCATCCGACAGCTCGTCGCCGAGCACCCAGCCGCCGCCGTGGAAGTACACCACGATCGGATGCGGCCCGGCCGTCGCCGGCCGGTACAGCTTGTAAGGCAGCGGCCCGTCCGCGCCCTGCAGCATGCCGGTGCCGACCTCGCCGACCGGTCGTCCTGCAGGACGGCCCTTGTTGAACTCGGTGAGGAAATCGCGCGCGCCCTGCGCGCCCATCGTCTCGATCGGCGGCAGGTTCATCTCCGCCAGCATGCCGAGCACAAGCCGCACGTCCGGCTGCAACCGCACCACCTCGCCGTCATTGCACTGCTCGGCAACGCCGGGACCGGTGAGCCTGAAGCCGAGCATGCCGCGGCCGACCACCTCGTTGCAGATGCTGCGATACGGGCCGACGCCGCCGGTATAGGGCATCACGCCCTGCGGCTTGCCGGGCACGTTGGCGCCCGTGTACCAGGTGTTGGCGAGCCGGTGCAGCGTCAGCGTCGCGCAGTCGGCCATGTGGCGTTCCCAGCCGGCCTGCGCGGTGTCGGTCGCCTCCATCGTAGTGAAGCCGGCGTCGCGCAGCGCGGCGATGCGTTCGACCACCCAGTCGACATGCTGCTCGATCGAGACCGCCATGTTCGACAGCACCGATGGGCTGCCGGGGCCGGTGATCATGAACAGATTGGGGAAGCCCGCGACGGTGACGCCGAGATAGGTCTGCGGTCCGTGCGCCCAGACGTCCGACAGCGACTTGCCGCCGCGGCCGGAGATCGGATGCACCGCCATGATCGCGCCGGTCATCGCGTCGAAACCGGTGGCGAAGACGATGACATCGACATCGAAGCTGCGCTTGTCGGTCGAGATGCCGCTCGCCGTGATCGCCTTGATCGGCTCCTGGCGCAAATTGACCAGCGTGACGTTCGGGCGATTGTAGGTCGCATAGTAATTGGTATCGAGGCAGGGACGCTTGGCGCCGAACGGATGATCGTGCGGGGCCAGCGCGGCGGCGATCTCCGGATCCTTGACCACGGCACCGATCTTCTCGCGGATCAGATCGGCGACCACCTTGTTGCCGTCGACATCGACCGCCTGGTCGGCCCAGAGCTGGCTCAAGATGTGGACGAGGTCACCCGCCGCCCACGCCTTCTCGAACCGCTCACGGCGCTCGGCGTCGCTCAATTGCCAGCTCACCACGGTCTGCTGCGGATAGGGCACGCCGGCCATCGACCAGCGCGCCTGCTCGCGGTAGGCTGCGCGATCGCTCTCGAAGAACGCCTTGCGATCATCCGGCACCGGACCGTTGCCGGCAGGCAATGCGAAATTCGGCGTGCGCTGGAACACGGTGAGTTGCGCGGCCTGCTCGGCGATCAGAGGGATCGACTGGATGCCCGACGATCCGGTGCCGATCACGGCGACGCGCTTGCCCTTGAGATCGACGCCCTGATGCGGCCAGCGGCCGGTGAAGTAGATCTCGCCCTTGAAATCTTTGACGCCGTCGATCTCCGGCGGCTTCGGCGACGACAGGCAGCCGGTCGCCATGATGTAGTAGCGGCACGAGACATTGGCGCCGTTATTGGTCGAGATCAGCCAGCGCGACGTCGCATCATCCCAGGTCGCCTGCGTCACCTTGGTGCCGAACCTGATATCGCGACGCAGGTCGTAGCGGTCGGCAACGAAGCCGAGATAGCGCAGGATCTCCGGCTGGGTGGCGTATTTCTCCGACCAGGTCCACGCTCGATCGAGCTCGGGATCGAAGGTGTAGCTGTAGTCGATGGTCTGGATGTCGCAGCGCGCGCCTGGATACCGGTTCCAGTACCAGGTGCCGCCGACGTCGCCGCCTTCTTCAAGCGCCACCGCCGAGAAGCCCGCCTTGCGCAAGCGGTGCAGCAGATAGAGACCGGCGAAACCGGCGCCGACCACCGCGACGTCGACTTGCTGCGTGGTTCCGCTGTGGGTGGAGTCCGAAGCGCGTGCTGCAACTGCTGCGTCTGGCATGCCATTCCTCCCGTATGTTTTGATTTGACGGAAGGCTAGCCCTGCCCTTTCAGTTTGTCATCACGACAAACGCAATCTGAGGTCGCCGCAATTGTGACGCCCGCGGCCTGTAGCAGGATGCGCAGCGTGTGGACGCAAGTGGCGACGAAGGATGTGGGGAGCGCAATAAACGGCGTCACACACTACAACGTCGTCCCGGCGAAAGCCGGGACCCATACTCCGTCGCGGATGTTGTGGGCGAGACGCGTCGTTCCACCGGCGCGCAACAATGACCATCGGTGGTTATGGATCCCGGCCTTCGCCGGCACGACACCGAATATTCAGTGCCGGTCGTGATCAAAAACTCACTTGCTCTAGATGACGGGTTGGGCACACGCCCTCAGATCGACCGCATCAGACCGCCATCGACGCGGATGTTCTGGCCGGTGATGTAGCCGGCGCCGTCGGAGACGAGGAAGGCGATGGTTGCCGCGATCTCCTCCGCCTTGCCGTAGCGCTTCATCGGCACGGCGTCGCGCCGCTCCTCGGTCGCCGGCAGGCTGTCGATCCAGCCCGGCAGCACATTGTTCATGCGGACATTGCTGGCGGCGTAGCTGTCGGTGAACAGCTTTGTGAACGCGGCGAGCCCGGCGCGGAACACCGCTGACGTCGGAAACATCGCGCTCGGCTCGAAGGCCCAGGCGGTGGAGATGTTGACGATCGCGCCGGACTTCTGCGCCTGCATGTGAGGTGCGACCAGGCGCGTCGGACGGATCACGTTCATCAGATAGACGTCGAGGCCGGTGTGCCACTGCTCATCGGTCAGTTCGAGCACGCCGGCGCGCGGGCCGTGACCGGCGCTGTTGACCAGCGCATCGATGCGGCCCCAGCGCGCCATCACGCCGTCGACGGCGCGCTTCAGGTCGTCGTTCGAGCGGTTCGAGCCGGTGAAGCCGAGGCCACCGAGTTCACTCGCCAGCGCCTCGCCCTTGCCGGACGACGACAGGATCGCGACGCGAAAGCCATCCGCAGCCAAACGCCGCGCCGCCGCTGCGCCCATGCCGCTGCCGCCCGCGGTGACGAGTGCGACCTTCTCCAAAGCCATGATCTGATTTCCCATTTGATGACGAAGTTGACGCAAGGTCTATCATCTGGGATCAGGCAGCGCGACACCCGGCCTGCCGCACGATGGCGCACTACTTCCTGAACACCTGTTTCGATCCGGCGTCGAACCTGGCCACCGGCCGGTCCATCTGCCACAGCTCGATGTCGTGGGCGTCGACGAGACGGCCGGCCGACGTGATGGCCTGGTCGTCGTCGGCGCAATCCATGTTGACCACGCCGATGGATCGGCTGTGTTGCCCAACGATATATGCGCGATAGGTCGTCATCTTCGTTCTCCGGCCGTTGCGAACTCCGCCGCAGCGATGCCCGAGCGCGAAGATGAGCTTGAGGATGTATGAATTCGAGAAGGTCTGCTTCGACTTCTTATAAGCGCGGAATAAGTAGCGGCCGCGTCACGGGCCGATCGAATCAGCCGTCAGGCCGGCGCGCCGTTCTTGAGCAGCTTCGCGATGGCCGCAACCAGCTCATCGGGCGAGAACGGCTTGTTCAGCAGCACGCTGTCCGGCACGCCCCTGGTCGGCCACTCGTCGCCGCCACCGCCGGTGATGTAGAGCACCGGGAACGATGGATCGATCTCGCGGGCACCACGCGCGACACGCCAGCCGTCGAGCCGGCCGAGCAGGCGGATGTCGGTAACCAGCGCGCTGTACTTGGTGCGGAATGCCTTCAGCAACGTCAACGCTTCCTCGCCCGAGCCTGCGATCGCCGGCTCGTAGCCGCCGTCCTTCAGGGCGTCTTCCACCATCATCTGAAGATCACGATCGTCTTCGATGACGAGAATGATCGGAGCGTCTTGCAAAGCTATCCCCCAGAAATCAGCCGGGCGCGCTCCCGGCTCCGAAGCATATGCAGCATAAAAGTGGCCACCGTTTGCACGGTGTCACCCAGTAAAAATACGGGTATCAGACGCGTGTCTATTCGTCGGCGAATTCGTCTTCTTCGTTGACCCCCGCTCTACCCCGCGGAGCCGGCTTTCTGCCGCCAAGCGATCCTGTGACATAAGGTTCGCGCGTTGCATAGGGGTTACGGCCGCCGGCGCGCGCCGCGACCTCTTCGCCGGAGACCGCGGCGGGCTGGCAGATCAGGCGCCGGCTGGCCCGGCGCATCAGGTCCACATGGATGTGGTCGTAGTGATAGACGTTGGAACCCGGTGCCAGCACGGTGGTGAATTGCTGGCAGGCGGCGGCCTGGACATCGCGCAGGAAGCCCTGCTCTTCCGGCAGGCCCTTCCAGCCATCCTTCACCGAGACGCGGCGGCCATCGGACAGCGTGAAGGCTGCGATGTCGAGCGCATTGCCGAAGGCGTGCTCAGAAATATGCGCGTGCGAATTGCCGTTCATGCCGCGGCACGAATAGGCCGAGATCTGCTTGATCTCGACGACGCGCGCGCCGAACCAGCGCTGCGCCGCCGGCTGCACGGAATCGGCGAGCCAGCGCTCGAGCACGGAGACGATCGGGCACGCCAGTGTCGCCGCCGGCTTCACTGCGACCGGGCCGACCGTCATCACCGGATTGCCGTTCGACGGACCGAGCCGCGGCGGCGATGGCGCGCCGGGCGGCTGCTGCGAATAAGGCGCCGGTGAATACGGCGCGGCTGCGCCCTCGCGCTGCGGATTGCGCGGCAGGCCTGGATAATAAGGTCGCTCGCCGCTTGCCTCGGGCGACCCGTCCGGCGGCAGGTCGATCTCGCCCTGCTGCGGCGGCACGCCGGGCGCCGACAACGAGACCGGCCCGTTCGGCTGGCTGCCATAGTTCGGCTGGCCGACGGCCTGATCGGAATATGGCGCCTGCGCGGGCCCCGGACTGGGCTGACGGTTGATCGGCCAGCGCGGCTGGCCACCGACCGATGCCGGCGGACGCAGACTGTCATCGGCAAATCCATAGGCTGAACTGGTTTCGCCGAGGGCTGCGACCTTGAGCGGGAATTCGGCGCCGCAGACGCCGGGGCCGGAAATCGGATCGATGCGGACGAGGTCGGGCCCTTCCTTGACCGCACCTGATTTCAGGCAAGCGGCCTCGGCCTCGGCCCGCCACGGTTCGCGCTCGGCGGTCTGGAACAGACCACGGCCGCAACCAGCAAGCGACACAAGGACAAGGGAGCCGACGAGATACAAACGAACTCCACGCGTCATGGCGCGGAGGTTCTGCGAATTTGATTAAAGACTCTTCAACGCATTTCGACTGAATGATTTCAGCTGCTTTTAACCATGCGCGGCTTGCGGCGTAATGCTTGTTGCGTCAACCACTGACACGCGCTCTGCATCACGACGTAGAAGCGCAAGGAGATCGCCGCTCGTGTCGCGATGGAGAATGCCTTGGCATTCAGCATCCGTGTCCGGCGCAGGAAATTCATCTATAGGTAGCAGTTCCTGCCACAACAACCCGGATCGGGAACTGACAGGCGGTATCCGGTACTGCTGGCGCATACGTTCTGCGCAACGCCCTGGAAAATATTTGGTGCCGCTTCAACGCCTTGATTCGGCATCCGTTTGAACCGCACATCGCAATGCGGCATCGCTCGGAAACTCCGGCCGGACAGCACCGCTGACTTTATCCGCCAGGAACCACTTGCTAGCTTTTGCGTTAATGCGGGCAGCGTTGTGAACCAAGGGAGTTTCCCAATGGATTTCGCGAGTCCTCTGCTGAGCAAGCTGAGCATTGTGGCCGCGTACATCGCGTTCGCCTTCGTTGGCGCCATCATTCTCGGCGTGTTCTAGACAATCAGACAGGCGATGAGTTCAGCGCCCGGCGGCCGTCCCCCCGCCGGGCGCTTTGCGTCACCGATGAAGGCATCCGGTTACAAATTTGGACAGCTGCGCACTCAGGTGCGCGGCTCACCCCGGAGCTGCCCCTGCGTGATCACCCGCGCCCGCGAATGCCAGACGCGGACCCAGTCGACGCCGCTGCAATAGAAGCGGCCGAGCACGCAGGATTCGACGCGCAGTTTGTCCGCGCCCTGCACCGCGATCGTGCCGTAACGGATGATGCCGCTGTCCTGGCTGTAGACACCGCCCTTCCAGCGCGCATCCTGCTTCGGCTTCATGTTGATCAGCACCGCTTCGCCGAGATCGCGCGTGGACCTGTCGAGCGCGTAGCCGCACAGCGCGTTGCCGCAGAGGCGAATGCGGACCAGGTCGTTGGCTTCGGTCTGCCAGTCGCCGATCGGGCCGTCGTCCGGCTCGTCGACCTCGCGCGAGACTCGGATCAGCGGCGGCACCGGACCCGCAGGCACGGCGGCCGGCGGCGGAGCTGCGACGGCCGGCGGCGGCTCGGGCGTCATCACGCGCGTCGGCGCCGGCGGTGGTGGCGCGGCAACAGGCGGCGGCACGGCGGGAGCGGGCTTGTACACAATGATCGGCGGCGGTGCTGGCGGCGGGCTTGCGGCCGGCGTAACCGGGATCGCTGCGGGCGCGGGCACCGGATTCAACATGCGACCGTTGTCGCCACCATCGTCGCGCCTGGATCTGTCAGACACCGAGACGCAGGAGAGCGAGCGACACCGCGCCGAATCGAGATGGACGCGGTGGCCGCCGATCGAAAACGAGAGCCCCTCGCCGGCATAGGCGAACGGCGCGAACAGGGTCAGCGCGACGAGCAGGCAGGTGCGCTTCATCGAAGCCTCCAGAACATCCGACGACGCTTAGGGATGCGGTGCTCACGGCGCAGTGACTTGCATCACCATGGCAATTTCTCCCCGCCGCGGCGCGCCTTCGGCTGCGTCCGCCGGCGTGATGTGGATCACAGAACCTGGCCGCGCGGCCGCGTAGCGTCCGGACCAATCGATCCACCCCGCCCCACGCCACGGAGACCCAGATGAAGAAGCTCGTTGCGATCGCCGCGCTGCTGATGGCCACCACATCGGCGCATGCCGGCGGCACCGGCATAACCTTCGAGATCGACGGCCAGCGCGTGCATGTCGAGGCGCCGCGCAATTGCAGCGCGCTGTCCTGCATCCGCATCTCGGCGCCGGGCTATAGCGGCACGATCGGCGGCATCAGCAAGAACTTCGGCTCGAAGTCCGATGATGCTGAGGACGTCGCCGCGACGAGCTCGCCGCCACCGGCGCCCACCCCCGCGCCGGCTCAGGTCGCAGCGCCGCAGCCGGCCGCGCCGGTCGCCGCCGCGGTCCCGCCGCCTCCTCCGCCCCCGGCAACGGTTGCGACCGCCGCCCCTGCGCCGGTCGATGCCACCCCCGCTGCGACCGCACCGGCCCCGGTCGCAGCGCAGCCTTCGCCGCAGCCGCAGGCCGCGCCGGTTGCCTCAGCGCCGGCAACGGCGCCGACCGGACCGATCGGCGTCTGGGCCACGGAGGAGAACAAGGGCAATGTCCGCGTCGAAGCCTGCGGTGCCAGTCTCTGCGGCTATTCCGAGAAGACCAACGAACGCATTCTGATCAACATGAAGCCCGACGGCGGCAAATGGAGCGGCCGCATCCACGATCCCGACTCCGGCCGCAACTACGACTCGACGATCGCGATGAAGGGCCCGAATGCGATGCGCGTGCAGGGCTGCGCCTTCGGCGGCATGTTCTGCGGCGGCCAGACCTGGAAGCGGGTCAGCTGAACCGCAACTGACATCAGATTTTTGTGGTTGCCCCGGCGGTCGCTTCATGCGGACCGCCGGGCGCGCTATAAGCGTCGCAGTGTCGAGGTTGATTTGAACCTGCAGGCGGCTTGCGATGGCGATGACGGCTCTTGAACTCGGTCTGCGAGGCGCGGTGGTCGCGCTGTTCCTGGTGGTTTGCGCGGTGCTGCTGCTGCGCTACGCGGCAGTCAATCGCGCCGCAAGCCTCGGCGCCGCGATGGGCGCGGCCGGCGCGGCCTATGCGATTACGACCGCCCCCTTCTTTCCCGCATCATCATTCGGCTGGAGCTCACCGTTCGTCGCCTTCGCGATGGGGTCTCCGGTGATCTTCTGGCTATGGGCGCGCGCGATGTTCGAGGAGCGGTTTGCCCTGCGCCCTTGGCACGCGGCGGTGTGGACGCTGGTCGCCGGCCTCGGCGTCGTGAGCCATAGCGGCTGGACCATGTCGCCCGCGCTCGCAGCAGGCTGCGGCCGCACGCTGGCGCTGGCGACGATCGTGTTCGCGCTGCTCGGGATGGCGCAGCTGCCGAGGGGATGGCGCACGGCCGTGACGACGGCACGCGGGCGGCTGTTGATCGCGCTGGTCGTCGGCATCGGTCTCCAGATGACGTTCGCCGCCGCGGCCGGGTGGGCAGCGCTTCCGACCCGCTCGATCGACCTCAGCGCCGCACTCGCCCTTACCGCATTCGCGCTGATCGCGATCTGGATGATGCTGTTCGATCCGCCCGAGAACCAGCCGGCCGTCGCCGGCGCGGGAAACGGACCGGCCGCGCGGCAGGCGCGCCCGCTCGCGCATGCCGGCCCGCCGGCCTCGAGCCAGGCCGCGCTCAATCACCTCAGGCATCTGATGGCGACCGAGCGAACCTATCGGCAGGAGGGGCTGACCATCGGCGTGCTGGCGGTCAAGCTCGGCATGCCGGAATACCGATTGCGCACCCTGATCAATGACGGGCTCGGCCACCGGAACTTCAATGCCTTCCTCAACCGCTATCGGCTCGACGAGGCCAAGGCGGCGCTCGCCGATGCGGGCCAGGCCGAGGTACCGGTGCTGACGATCGCGCTCGATGCCGGGTTCCAGTCGTTGGCGCCGTTCAACCGCGCCTTCAAGGCGGACACCGGGCTGACGCCGACCGAGTTTCGCCGGCAGGCGATCGCCGGGCAAACCGCGGATGCGGCGGAAATCGCGCGGTCGGGGTGAGAATTCGCTCCTCGATTTCAGAAATCGATAGGCTTGCAGCCCCACAATCTGCCTAGCTGCTCCGACGCAGGCGCCGCGTCGCGGCAAGGCGTGATCAGGCATGACAAGGCAAGCGGAGCGCGACCACCGATGAAGCATTTCCTCACCGCGGCTAGGCTGCTGGCCCTCGACCTGGCGTCGACCCTTGTCTTTCTCGTTCTGTTCCTGGTGACCCACAACACCGCGCTCTCGGTCGGCCTCGGCATCGCGTTCGGCGTCGTGCAGATCGGCCTCCAGATCATGCGCGGCAGGCGGATCGATACCATGGAATGGCTGAGCCTGTTCCTGGTGGTTACCGCGGGCACCGCGACGCTGCTCACCAACGACCCGCGCTTTGTGCTGTTCAAGCCCAGCGTGATCTACGCCATCGTCGGCGTCGTGATGCTGAAGCGCGGCTGGCTCAACCGCTATCTGCCCGAGATCGCACAGAAAGTCGTGCCCGATGTCGCCGTCAAGGTCGGCTATGTCTGGTCGGGGCTGATGTTCGCCTCCGCCGCGGTCAACGCCTTCGTCGCGCTGACCTGCGAGATCACGACCTGGGCCGTCGTGATGCCGATCTTCGGCATCGTCAGCAAGGTCGTGGTGTTCCTCGGCGGCTTTGCCGCGCTCCGCCTCACCGCAAGGCGCCGCATCCGCGCCATGCCCGAGGCCGAACGCGAAGCCGTGCTCGCGCTCGAGCGTGCTCCGGAGGCCCGCGCTGCCGTCACGGCCGATCTCACGCCGTCCGCGAGTGGTTAACGAAACAAACCGGCGCGCGACGAAACCATTTTGCCGGGCGCATGAAGAATCGCTGAAACCAAGCCTGCCTAGTGATGCTCCCGACGACGCGCTGCATCGGCGCGATCACCACAAGGGGGACAAGATGGCTTTCACCGCTTCCGCGCTCCGTCACGGCAAACTGCTGGCGGCAACGGCGTTCACGCTCGGTCTGTTGACGTCCGCGTCCTATGCCTACACCGACGAGCAGCAGCAGATGTGCACCGGCGACGCGATGCGGCTGTGCAGTTCGGAAATCCCGGATGTCGATCGCGTCACCGCCTGCATGGTGCGCCAGCGCGCGCTGCTCAGCGACGGCTGCAAGGCCGTCTTCCACTACGTGCCCCCTGCGGCGGCCGCGCAGCCCGCAAGCTACACCCCCGCGGCCAAGCCGGCGAAGCCACTCAACATCACTCCTCACAAGCGCGGATAACCAAAACCCCAAGCAGCGACCGGGCACCGCGCTTCCTGTCGGGGGCGCGGTGCTTGATCGTTCTGGTCCGCCATGACAACAAGGCAGGACCGTTCATTCGGCATTCAGCCTGACGCGGCTCAATTGCCGATCCCCAAGGCCTCCCCGGGAATCGATGGTGATGCGCCGCACCTTTCTCTTTGCGCTCCTGCTTGGTGCCGGCGTCGCCATGGGTTGGCATACAACCGCCGATGCCGCGCCCGAGCTGACGCAGCTTGCACAAGCACAGCCTGCTCCGGCCCCCGCTCCTGGCGCGGCGCCGAGCGCGACGCCGGCCGCGCCCGCAACCGCTGCTCCGGCCGCGACGCCGCAGGCCACCGCGCCCGAGCCGATCGGCAACGTCGCCACGCTGACCGGAACCGCGACGGTCACGCGCAACAACACCACGACGCCGCTGCAGATCCGCGACGACATATTCGCCAATGACGATGTCGCCACATCGGCAACCTCCTCGCTCGGCATCACCTTCAACGACGGCACCACCTTCAACCTGCGCGCCAATGCCAGGATCACGATCGACAATTACGTCTATGAGGATGGCGGCCAGCAGAACAGCGCGCTGTTCAACGTCGCCAAGGGAACGGCGGCGTTCGTCGCCGCCGCCGTCGCCAAGACCGGCAACATGAAGATCTCGACGCCGACCGCAACCCTCGGCATCCGCGGCACCACCGGCCTTGTCGAAGTGCCCGAAGGCGCGCGTGCGACCAGCAACAATGTCGGCATCAAGCTCTATCCCGACGCCGACGGACATGTCGGCCGCATCGAGGTCAATGACCGCAGCGGCGCCTCGCTCGGCGTACTGACGCGCGGCGCCAGCGGTTTTGCGATTCGTCCCGGCACCGGCGGCGCGCGCTTTGCCGCGGTGCCGTTGACGATCTCGCCGCAGCAGATGACGCGCGACCAGGGTTTCGTGCGCGCGGTGCATTCCGCGCAGACGCTGGGCCGCCAGGTCGTGACCGAGCAGCGCGACTTCCGCAGAGCCAATCCCGATTTCCGCCGCACCAATCCGGCCGCGCCCTATCCGAACCGCGGCCAGCCGGTGCAGCCGAACCCGCAGCGCCAGAACGGTCTGCCGGGCCAGAACCGCAACGGCCCGCAACCGCCGGCTCAGCAGAATCGGCCGGGCCAGTTGCAGCAGCCCGGTCAGCCGAACCGTCCCGGCCAGCCGCAGCAACCGGGCACGCCCGGCCGCCAAGGTGCGCAACAGCCAGGCTCGCAGCAGCCGGGCACGCAGCAGCAAGGCGGCGCACGGCACGCGCTGCCCGGCCAGCCCGGCGGCACGACGCTGCCGCATGCGCCCGGCGTCCAGACGCCGGCCGGCCAGCAGCCTGCTGGACAGCAACCGGCGCGACAAGGCGGCGCCACGCAACCCGGCGCTCAACAGCCGCCGGCACGTCAAGGCGGCCAGCAGCCCGGACGCACGCAGGCGCCGGGCGGCGTGCGCCAGCCCGTGCAACCGGGCCTGCCGCGACAGGGCACGGCCCAGCCGGTGCCGCAGTCACCTGGCCAGCCGCGACCCGGCCTTCAGCAGGCTGCACCGGGCGCGCGTCCGGACCTGCAACGGCCCGCAGCGCAGGCGCGTCCGGCCTTCCAGCAACGGCGCGCACCGCCACCGCGCGCGGCAAAGCCGCCGCCCAAGAGCAAGCGCCACAATTGATTGGAAGCGCGCCGCGTCAGGCCGCGCGGCGCAGCCAGTCGCGCACGCGTTCGATCAGGTTCTTGCGCAGGATGGGCTGATCGGCCGTGGCCGCGGCTTCGATCTCGCGCGCGGATGACGGCTGCTCATCCGATGCAGCGACCGCCACGACATACTCGGTCTCCACCACTTCGCCAGCATCCGCCGCATGGTTGGGCACCATGGCCGGCCGATCCGGCTCGGCATCGACAGTCGGTGTCTCCGCGAGATCTGACGGCTCCGGGGTGACTGACACGTCAACTGGCAGTGACGTGTCAGCCGCGATCGGCGTCTCGGCGACCTCGGGCACTTCAGTGAACTCCGGCAGTTCAGTGAACTCCGGCCGATCAGCGATCGCAGGCGTATCGACGACGACGGGTGCGTCAACGGCCGGCTCTTCCGCGGCAACGCGCGCGCGGCGGCGTTCGGCGGCGGCGACCCGCAGCCGCGCACGGCGCTCGCGCTCCGCCTGCGCCGCAGCCTGCAGCGCGATCGGGCCGACATTCTCCAGGAACATGCGCTCATAGCTGCGCGACAAACGGTCGAGCGCCGCGTCCAGCGGCAGCCAGTCGACTTCCCTGATGTCGCTCATCAACTCGCGCACCGGTCGGCCGCCGGCATCCATGCGCCAGTAGTGCACCACCTTGGAGCGCCCGCCGGACTCATAGACCAGCGTGCCGAGGAATTCGTGCACCTCGACGGCGTGGCCGGTTTCCTCCAGCACCTCGCGCTCGGCCGCGGCGCGCGCCGTCTCACCGTCGTCGAGCTTGCCCTTCGGCAGCACCCACTCATTGCGCTTGCGCAGGCGCACGACGGCAAAGCGCGGCGGCGTCTCCCGCCGCAGCACGATGCCTCCCGCCGCCAGAACAGGCGTCCGCGCCATCTCATATCCCAAAGGTTTGCGATTTAGGATCGTCGCTCGACGATCAACGCCATTCTAAAGCATGATCCGGAAAAGGGGAAACCAGTTTTCCGGGCAGATCATGCTCAAACAATGACACGCGAGGGAAAAACCCGATCAAATCACAGGCTTTCGCAGCAGCGGTTCGCCGCATTTGATCCGCGTTCCCTCAACGACATTGTCGCAGAACTCGAAATTGCCGGGCGCGAGCACGATGATGGTCGAGCCGTGCTCGAACCAGCCGAGTTCATCGCCTTTCTTCACATGCGCGTCGCAGGTGAAATCCACCGGCCCCCGCGACTGCGCGTTCAGCGTGACATCGAGGAAATGCAGGCGAAGGCTTGCCACCAGGATCGCGGCGACCGGAACCAGGGTCAGCGCCTCGCCGGTCGGCAGTTTTGCGCGCAGCACCGCGCGCTCGTTCTTGCAGAACAGCCGCTCGACCCGCTTCAGCGCGATCGGATTGACGTTCCAGACGTCGCCATGGATGAACGTCACCTTGTCGATGGCAAGATCATACGGTGCGTGGAAGCGGTGAT
The window above is part of the Bradyrhizobium sp. PSBB068 genome. Proteins encoded here:
- a CDS encoding SDR family oxidoreductase — translated: MALEKVALVTAGGSGMGAAAARRLAADGFRVAILSSSGKGEALASELGGLGFTGSNRSNDDLKRAVDGVMARWGRIDALVNSAGHGPRAGVLELTDEQWHTGLDVYLMNVIRPTRLVAPHMQAQKSGAIVNISTAWAFEPSAMFPTSAVFRAGLAAFTKLFTDSYAASNVRMNNVLPGWIDSLPATEERRDAVPMKRYGKAEEIAATIAFLVSDGAGYITGQNIRVDGGLMRSI
- a CDS encoding extensin family protein; this translates as MTRGVRLYLVGSLVLVSLAGCGRGLFQTAEREPWRAEAEAACLKSGAVKEGPDLVRIDPISGPGVCGAEFPLKVAALGETSSAYGFADDSLRPPASVGGQPRWPINRQPSPGPAQAPYSDQAVGQPNYGSQPNGPVSLSAPGVPPQQGEIDLPPDGSPEASGERPYYPGLPRNPQREGAAAPYSPAPYSQQPPGAPSPPRLGPSNGNPVMTVGPVAVKPAATLACPIVSVLERWLADSVQPAAQRWFGARVVEIKQISAYSCRGMNGNSHAHISEHAFGNALDIAAFTLSDGRRVSVKDGWKGLPEEQGFLRDVQAAACQQFTTVLAPGSNVYHYDHIHVDLMRRASRRLICQPAAVSGEEVAARAGGRNPYATREPYVTGSLGGRKPAPRGRAGVNEEDEFADE
- a CDS encoding response regulator; its protein translation is MQDAPIILVIEDDRDLQMMVEDALKDGGYEPAIAGSGEEALTLLKAFRTKYSALVTDIRLLGRLDGWRVARGAREIDPSFPVLYITGGGGDEWPTRGVPDSVLLNKPFSPDELVAAIAKLLKNGAPA
- a CDS encoding alpha/beta hydrolase fold domain-containing protein, with product MPDAAVAARASDSTHSGTTQQVDVAVVGAGFAGLYLLHRLRKAGFSAVALEEGGDVGGTWYWNRYPGARCDIQTIDYSYTFDPELDRAWTWSEKYATQPEILRYLGFVADRYDLRRDIRFGTKVTQATWDDATSRWLISTNNGANVSCRYYIMATGCLSSPKPPEIDGVKDFKGEIYFTGRWPHQGVDLKGKRVAVIGTGSSGIQSIPLIAEQAAQLTVFQRTPNFALPAGNGPVPDDRKAFFESDRAAYREQARWSMAGVPYPQQTVVSWQLSDAERRERFEKAWAAGDLVHILSQLWADQAVDVDGNKVVADLIREKIGAVVKDPEIAAALAPHDHPFGAKRPCLDTNYYATYNRPNVTLVNLRQEPIKAITASGISTDKRSFDVDVIVFATGFDAMTGAIMAVHPISGRGGKSLSDVWAHGPQTYLGVTVAGFPNLFMITGPGSPSVLSNMAVSIEQHVDWVVERIAALRDAGFTTMEATDTAQAGWERHMADCATLTLHRLANTWYTGANVPGKPQGVMPYTGGVGPYRSICNEVVGRGMLGFRLTGPGVAEQCNDGEVVRLQPDVRLVLGMLAEMNLPPIETMGAQGARDFLTEFNKGRPAGRPVGEVGTGMLQGADGPLPYKLYRPATAGPHPIVVYFHGGGWVLGDELSDDPFCRDLCRRTGMIIVSVGYRHAPEHRFPAAAEDGYAATRWIAAHADELGGRPGPVLVAGWSAGGNIAAVTCQLARDRGGPEISGQLLICPVTDSTFDRQSYVDNAAGYFLTRGLMFWFWDLYCSPADRTDPRVAPLRGKLEGLPPAFIATAEFDPLRDEGNAYGDALAKAGVKVEQLKGNGHFHSSFVMVDVIITGVAGRVKMAKALRRFAGLPEEVEQDNVATPQVNAAAN
- a CDS encoding DUF2147 domain-containing protein — encoded protein: MKRTCLLVALTLFAPFAYAGEGLSFSIGGHRVHLDSARCRSLSCVSVSDRSRRDDGGDNGRMLNPVPAPAAIPVTPAASPPPAPPPIIVYKPAPAVPPPVAAPPPPAPTRVMTPEPPPAVAAPPPAAVPAGPVPPLIRVSREVDEPDDGPIGDWQTEANDLVRIRLCGNALCGYALDRSTRDLGEAVLINMKPKQDARWKGGVYSQDSGIIRYGTIAVQGADKLRVESCVLGRFYCSGVDWVRVWHSRARVITQGQLRGEPRT